CAGTTGCTTGGTGCGATAGCCGATCACATAGGCGACGACGCCTTGTCCCGTATTCGGCAGCAAATCATTGACTTGGATCGATAAAACCGTGGTCCGCTCGACCGCGTTCTCGGTCGTTTCAATTTTGTCGACGGCGGCGGGGAAGTCGCGGCGGATCGCTTGGCGCACTTGATCGGCGGTCATGCCGAAATTGGCGCTTCGAAACCCGGTCAGCTTGAACTCTTCCGCAGCCGCCGGTGCAGCCGGGCGCGCAGCTGGGGCCGGCTGTTGCTGGCTCAACGCCGGATATGCGAAAACTGGAAAAATTGCCGTTGCCAGGGACAACAGCCGGAAAAATTGCCGCATCGATGATTGACCCAATTAGCCTCGCCGTTTGGAGGATGGTTGATTCCTCCTTGTGTAACAAGGAGATTCTCCTCCATTCCGAATCAGTATAAACGCACAAGGAAGATGTCGCACGCGGTTCGGCAGGCGATCATAGGCGCGTGCCTTGCCACTTTCGTGGCGGGGACGGCGGCGTACGCCCAAAATTCCGGGGTCGTGATCCCGCCCTCGGCCGAGCCGCGATTGGGCCCGCGCGAAATTCCCGTCCCGCAGGCCGATCTCGAGCTCACCATTCCCGCCCAGCCGCGCGCGCCCGAACGCCGCGCGGTGGACGAGCTGCGTTTCCCCGTCACGCGCATCGCCGTCGAGGGCGGCACGGTCTACCCGCCCGAGGTGCTGGCGCAGGATTACGGCGCGCTGATCGGCGACACCGTAGGGTTGTCTTCGATCGTCGAGGCGGCGGAGAAAATCGAAGCGCGCTATCGCGCCGACGGTTACGTCCTCACGCGCGCTTTCGTGCCGCCGCAACGCGTGGGCGACGGCACGTTCCGCATCCAGATCGTCGAAGGCTTCCTCGGCCGCATCGTGTTCGATGGCGGCAGCGAGCCGGTGCGCGAGCGCATCACCGCCTATATGCGCCGCGCGTTCGACGGGCGGCCGGTCAACGTCAAATGGATCGAGCGCGGATTGCTGCTCGCGGGCGATTTGTCGGGCGTCGTCGCGGCGGGCACGCTGGCGCCGGGCGACACGCCGGGCGCTTCCGACCTCAACGTTAAAATCGCCGAGAAGCCGGTCTCCGCCGGCGTCACGCTCGGCAATCGCGGCTCGAAATTCCAAGGCCCGTGGTCGCTTTCGGGCGACGCGACTTTCAGCGGTCTTTTGGGCCTTACCGAGCAAGTCGGCGTGACGCTGACCACGGTGCCCAACGACACGCGCGAGATGCGCCAAGCGGCGTTGCGCTACAGCCAGCCGATCGGCGGCGACGGGCTGACCTTGGGCTGGGACACGACCTATTCCTGGGGCTGGCCCGGCCATACGCTGAAATCCTTGCGCGTCAACACGGTGGCGTGGCGCGTGGGCCCGCGCCTTTCGTATCCGGTGATCCGTTCGCGGCGCGAAAATCTGACGCTCGATTCGTCGATCTTCTTCGCGACGACGCGCACGCTGGTCGGCGCCACGCTGCAAACCAACGAGCAATATACCGCCGGCGACATGCGCGCGACCTATACGCATGTCGGCTTCCTGCAGGGCGCCACGGTCATGTCGCTGGGATACACGCGGGGGTTGGGTATCGGCTCGACCGAGGAAGGCAACAATTTGTTGTCGCGCACGGCGGCCAACCCGAATTTCCACAAATGGACGGCGGAGCTGCGCCGCATCCAGATCCTGCCGGAAAAATTCAGCGTGCAATGGGTCGGCAGCGGTCAGGCGACATCGTCGGTGCTGTTCGCGGGCGAGGAATTCGCGCTGGGCGGGTCGCGCTTCGGGCGCGGCTACGACCCGTCGGAAATCACCGGGCGCAATGCCTTCGGCCAGGGCGTCGATCTGCGTTACGGCGACCTGGCGGGCGATGGCTGGCAGCCATACGTCTTTTATGACGCGGGCTGGGCCTGGAACCGCCGGACGGGCGGCGCCTCGCAGACGCAATTTTTGTCGTCCGCGGGGTTCGGCGTGCGCGTTCAGCCGGATAGCTGGATCTCCGGCGGGTTGGAGCTGGCCAAGCCGCTGACCCGGCCACCGGGCCAAGCCGAAGGCG
The DNA window shown above is from Alphaproteobacteria bacterium and carries:
- a CDS encoding ShlB/FhaC/HecB family hemolysin secretion/activation protein, which encodes MIPPSAEPRLGPREIPVPQADLELTIPAQPRAPERRAVDELRFPVTRIAVEGGTVYPPEVLAQDYGALIGDTVGLSSIVEAAEKIEARYRADGYVLTRAFVPPQRVGDGTFRIQIVEGFLGRIVFDGGSEPVRERITAYMRRAFDGRPVNVKWIERGLLLAGDLSGVVAAGTLAPGDTPGASDLNVKIAEKPVSAGVTLGNRGSKFQGPWSLSGDATFSGLLGLTEQVGVTLTTVPNDTREMRQAALRYSQPIGGDGLTLGWDTTYSWGWPGHTLKSLRVNTVAWRVGPRLSYPVIRSRRENLTLDSSIFFATTRTLVGATLQTNEQYTAGDMRATYTHVGFLQGATVMSLGYTRGLGIGSTEEGNNLLSRTAANPNFHKWTAELRRIQILPEKFSVQWVGSGQATSSVLFAGEEFALGGSRFGRGYDPSEITGRNAFGQGVDLRYGDLAGDGWQPYVFYDAGWAWNRRTGGASQTQFLSSAGFGVRVQPDSWISGGLELAKPLTRPPGQAEGEHPWRLLMDVSARF